A single genomic interval of Nonomuraea rubra harbors:
- a CDS encoding MalY/PatB family protein gives MNDAYTPLTLKSTHDGLKWAAVEPGVIPAWVADMDLPTAPAVAEVLRRRADGDLGYPVWLLEQNAGPLAEAFAERMAGRFGWQADPGLVRPFNDLNQALQVLLQLWTKPGDGVAVHVPAYHPFLDTLNVMNRPLRPIRMEPDGDTWRFEVPDLSGCRVLLLVNPHNPTGRAFTERELTELAEHAERQDLLVIADEIHADLVYEPHRHIPFATILPDRTVTLTSATKAFNLGGIRCSVAHFGHEGAREALEAQPPFVYGSPSVFGVEATVAAWRHGDAWLADTVALLDRNRRTIASRLPATFGYRVPEATYLAWLDVGRPGMAEVFEREARVRLNDGAAFGPGGESCVRLNFATTEAILAEILSRLAG, from the coding sequence GTGAATGACGCATATACCCCTTTAACCCTTAAATCCACGCATGATGGGCTCAAGTGGGCGGCGGTCGAGCCGGGGGTGATCCCGGCCTGGGTGGCCGACATGGACCTGCCCACCGCGCCCGCGGTCGCCGAGGTCCTGCGCCGCCGGGCCGACGGCGACCTGGGCTACCCGGTGTGGCTGCTGGAGCAGAACGCGGGCCCGCTGGCCGAGGCGTTCGCCGAGCGCATGGCGGGCAGGTTCGGCTGGCAGGCCGACCCCGGGCTGGTCCGCCCGTTCAACGACCTCAACCAGGCGCTCCAGGTGCTCCTCCAGCTCTGGACGAAGCCCGGCGACGGGGTGGCGGTGCACGTCCCGGCGTACCACCCGTTCCTGGACACGCTGAACGTCATGAACCGCCCGCTGCGCCCCATCCGGATGGAGCCGGACGGCGACACGTGGCGCTTCGAGGTGCCCGACCTGTCGGGCTGCCGGGTGCTCCTGCTGGTGAACCCGCACAACCCGACCGGCCGCGCGTTCACCGAACGGGAGCTGACCGAGCTGGCCGAGCACGCCGAGCGGCAGGACCTGCTGGTCATCGCGGACGAGATCCACGCCGACCTGGTGTACGAGCCGCACCGGCACATCCCCTTCGCCACGATCCTCCCGGATCGCACGGTCACGCTGACCTCGGCCACGAAGGCGTTCAACCTGGGCGGCATCCGCTGCTCGGTGGCCCACTTCGGCCACGAGGGCGCGCGCGAGGCCCTGGAGGCGCAGCCGCCCTTCGTGTACGGCTCCCCCAGCGTGTTCGGCGTCGAGGCGACCGTGGCGGCCTGGCGGCACGGGGACGCCTGGCTGGCGGACACCGTGGCGCTGCTCGACCGCAACCGGCGCACCATCGCCTCCCGCCTGCCCGCCACGTTCGGCTACCGGGTCCCGGAGGCGACGTACCTGGCCTGGCTGGACGTGGGCAGGCCGGGCATGGCGGAGGTGTTCGAGCGCGAGGCGAGGGTACGGCTGAACGACGGCGCGGCGTTCGGCCCCGGCGGTGAGAGCTGCGTACGGCTCAACTTCGCCACCACCGAGGCCATCCTCGCGGAGATCCTCAGCCGGCTGGCTGGTTGA
- a CDS encoding glycoside hydrolase family 43 protein encodes MRTRFVGLCLVLLATVLMPVTAAHAAGPAPHYLMTAFTNASESNMYVYDSFNAGTYHLIRANAYRPPSGLIRDPSVMRHTDGHYYLVYTTNWTGDTIGFARSADTVSWTFLRNVTVGLNGATGSTWAPEWFKDSDGSVHVIYSASTTGTAGQFRPYRITATDSTLSAWSAPVALGIPANYIDSFVVKTGSTYHNFLKNETTKYIEHATATALTGPWTFTGTGNWAGWGSGLEGPALTRLPDGRWRLYFDNYTGGRYYYTDSADLSSFGAKTELPGLSGTARHFTVLREDAGDPTAVPTGNRSLRSANFPDRYVRHRGGLAYLDPLSSASPLADRQSGTFTVTAGLAHSGCYSFQSATQPGYYLRHYNLRLALQRDDGSALFKGDATFCGRAGLAGGGTLSFESYNLPGRYLRHYNYELRLDLRASGSVFAADASYTVTSPLS; translated from the coding sequence ATGCGTACACGTTTCGTCGGGTTATGCCTGGTGCTGCTGGCCACCGTCCTGATGCCGGTGACGGCCGCGCACGCCGCCGGGCCCGCGCCGCACTACCTGATGACGGCGTTCACCAACGCCAGCGAGTCCAACATGTACGTCTACGACTCCTTCAACGCCGGCACCTACCACCTCATCAGGGCCAACGCCTACAGGCCGCCGTCCGGGCTGATCCGCGACCCCAGCGTGATGCGGCACACGGACGGCCACTACTACCTCGTCTACACCACCAACTGGACCGGCGACACCATCGGCTTCGCCCGCAGCGCCGACACCGTGAGCTGGACGTTCCTGCGCAACGTGACCGTCGGCCTGAACGGCGCCACCGGAAGCACCTGGGCGCCCGAATGGTTCAAGGACTCCGACGGCAGCGTGCACGTGATCTACTCCGCGTCCACGACGGGCACCGCAGGGCAGTTCAGGCCGTACCGGATCACCGCCACCGACAGCACGCTGTCCGCGTGGAGCGCCCCGGTCGCGCTGGGCATCCCGGCCAACTACATCGACAGCTTCGTGGTCAAGACCGGCTCGACGTACCACAACTTCCTCAAGAACGAGACGACCAAGTACATCGAGCACGCCACCGCCACCGCTCTCACCGGGCCTTGGACGTTCACCGGCACGGGGAACTGGGCCGGCTGGGGCTCCGGCCTGGAGGGCCCCGCGCTGACCCGGCTGCCGGACGGCCGCTGGCGGCTCTACTTCGACAACTACACCGGCGGGCGCTACTACTACACCGACAGCGCCGACCTGTCGTCGTTCGGGGCCAAGACCGAGCTGCCCGGCCTGTCCGGGACGGCCAGGCACTTCACCGTGCTGCGCGAGGACGCCGGCGACCCGACCGCCGTGCCCACCGGCAACCGCTCGCTGCGCTCGGCCAACTTCCCCGACCGGTACGTACGCCACCGAGGCGGCCTGGCCTACCTCGACCCGCTGTCGTCCGCCAGCCCGCTCGCCGACCGGCAGTCCGGCACGTTCACCGTCACGGCCGGGCTGGCGCACTCCGGCTGCTACTCGTTCCAGTCCGCCACCCAGCCCGGCTACTACCTGCGGCACTACAACCTGCGGCTGGCGCTGCAGCGTGACGACGGCTCGGCCCTGTTCAAGGGCGACGCCACGTTCTGCGGGCGGGCCGGTCTGGCGGGCGGCGGAACTCTGTCGTTCGAGTCGTACAACCTGCCCGGGCGGTACCTGCGGCACTACAACTACGAGCTGCGGCTGGACCTGCGGGCGTCCGGCTCGGTGTTCGCCGCCGACGCCTCCTACACGGTCACGTCCCCCCTCTCGTAA
- a CDS encoding family 43 glycosylhydrolase, with product MTANLLSPGAAHASPAVQYTNPLAAQRADPHIFRHTDGYYYFTATVPEYDRIVLRRATTIQGLASAPESVIWRRHTSGEMGAHIWAPEIHFINGKWYVYFAAGRADDVWRIRMYVLENAAANPLTGTWTERGRIATPWDTFSLDATTFVAGGVRYLLWAQQEPGIATNSNLYIARMGANPWTITGPTTRLTVPALAWETRGYKVAEGPSVLQRNGRLFLTYSASATDANYCLGLLTASATADPLQASSWTKSQNPVFASNTATSQYGPGHNSFTISEDGQSDLLVYHDRSYRDISGDPLNDPNRRTRVQKVYWRADGTPDFGIPVADGVTPVRLMSYDTPGAAVRHWNYRARVESNVTPLADSQFRLVGGLSGSGAVSLESVNFPGYYLRHRNHEAWVERRDGSALFAADASFVRRGGLAGAGTVSLESVNFPGYYLRHRAGEVWVERDDGSSAFRGSASFVLE from the coding sequence GTGACCGCCAATCTCCTGTCGCCCGGTGCCGCCCACGCCTCGCCGGCGGTGCAGTACACCAACCCGCTGGCCGCCCAGCGCGCCGACCCGCACATCTTCCGCCACACCGACGGCTACTACTACTTCACCGCCACCGTCCCCGAGTACGACCGGATCGTGCTGCGCCGCGCCACCACCATCCAGGGCCTGGCCAGCGCGCCGGAGAGCGTCATCTGGCGCAGGCACACCAGCGGCGAGATGGGCGCGCACATCTGGGCACCGGAGATCCACTTCATCAACGGCAAGTGGTACGTGTACTTCGCCGCCGGCCGCGCCGACGACGTCTGGCGCATCCGCATGTACGTCCTGGAGAACGCCGCCGCCAACCCCCTGACCGGCACCTGGACCGAACGCGGCCGCATCGCCACCCCCTGGGACACCTTCTCCCTCGACGCCACCACCTTCGTCGCCGGAGGCGTGCGCTACCTGCTCTGGGCCCAGCAGGAGCCCGGGATCGCGACGAACTCCAACCTGTACATCGCCCGGATGGGCGCGAACCCGTGGACGATCACCGGCCCCACCACCCGCCTGACCGTGCCGGCCCTGGCCTGGGAGACACGCGGGTACAAGGTCGCCGAAGGGCCGTCGGTGCTGCAACGCAACGGGCGGCTCTTCCTGACGTACTCGGCCAGTGCCACGGACGCCAACTACTGCCTCGGCCTTCTCACCGCCTCCGCCACCGCCGACCCCCTCCAGGCCTCGTCCTGGACCAAGAGCCAGAACCCCGTCTTCGCCAGCAACACCGCGACCAGCCAGTACGGGCCAGGACACAACTCCTTCACGATCTCGGAGGACGGGCAGAGCGACCTCCTCGTTTACCACGATCGCTCCTACCGGGACATCTCCGGCGACCCGCTGAACGACCCGAACCGGCGCACGCGCGTCCAGAAGGTGTACTGGCGCGCGGACGGCACTCCCGACTTCGGCATCCCGGTCGCCGACGGGGTCACGCCGGTGCGCCTGATGTCGTACGACACCCCGGGGGCGGCGGTGCGGCACTGGAACTACCGGGCCCGGGTCGAATCCAACGTGACGCCGTTGGCGGACTCGCAGTTCCGGCTCGTGGGCGGGCTGTCGGGGAGTGGGGCGGTGTCGCTGGAGTCGGTGAACTTCCCCGGGTACTACCTGCGGCATCGTAACCACGAGGCCTGGGTGGAGCGGCGGGACGGGTCCGCGTTGTTCGCCGCGGACGCCAGCTTCGTGCGGCGGGGTGGGCTTGCCGGGGCCGGGACCGTGTCGTTGGAGTCGGTGAACTTTCCTGGGTACTACCTGCGGCATCGGGCGGGGGAGGTGTGGGTGGAGCGGGATGACGGGTCGAGCGCGTTCCGGGGGAGCGCGAGCTTCGTCCTGGAGTGA
- a CDS encoding S41 family peptidase gives MAYGAYLRYPHLHGDLVTFVADDDVWLAPLTGGRAWRFTADRVAVSHPRFSPDGGRIAWTSTKEGAPEAFTAELDGPEGERLTHWGDHTTSVRGWTAGGDVLAITAAGQASDNRRWAHAVPLDGGPATRLPYGWVGEAAVSEEKVATVSVVWREPSQWKRYRGGTAAKIWVDAEGNGEFARLFADSTAQYWSVSWVGDRIVFLSDAGGTGNVYSALPDGSDLRRHSSHEEFYARHATSDGQRVIYSHAGDLWLMESLDAEPYRLDVRLGGPRPGRARRPAPLRAGAFSPDATGRASAVEIRGTAHWVTHRDGPAGVLRAEPGVRVRLPRVLDADGRAVWVSDAGGEDGLEIGTPGGEVRTLASGRLGRVLELAAAPDGKHVAVATHDGRLLVIDLETDNVRELDSTDEGDVSGLAFSPDSTWLAWEHPHHRRLTQIRMGRVDGTSVIEVTPPRFVDYDPAFTKDGKHLAFLSVRTFDPVYDAHVFDLSFPHGCKPYIVPLKAATPSPFDPSLQGRGFNGEDDKPSKDDKKDDAPPRTEVDPDGLAARVVPVPVPAGSYGNLRTAKDALLWLRHPLSGVLGDGSEQSSETVLERYDLKKRAKAELGKEIRAFEVSGDGSRLVTNGKNGLQTRAASEGDEVVAIELDRITVQIDPVAEWRQGFREAGRLMRDHFWREDMNGVDWQAVLDRYEPLVARIGAHSELIDLLWETQGELGTSHAYAVPNGSGVDPRRRQGLLGADLARDGDGVWRVERILPGESSDHAARSPLLAPGVAVRPGDAILAVGGRPVDPVRGPLPLLAGTANQPIELTVRHSSGGDVRRVVVSPIADETQLRYHDWVEDRRAYVRQASEGRLGYLHVPDMVASGWAQFHRDLRTEMAYDGLVVDVRENSGGHLSELVLEKLSRKVTGWARARWYQPMRYPDDSPRGPVVTVTDEFAGSDGDIVSAGIKARGIGPLVGTRTWGGVIGIDSRYSLVDGTRVTQPRYSFWLDGPGWGVENHGVDPDIEVVITPQDRVAGRDPQLDKAIELALAALDEQPAATPPDLPPLNQPAG, from the coding sequence GTGGCATATGGCGCATACCTGAGATACCCGCACCTGCACGGTGACCTGGTCACCTTCGTCGCCGACGACGACGTCTGGCTCGCTCCGCTGACCGGCGGCAGAGCCTGGCGGTTCACCGCCGACCGCGTGGCCGTGTCGCATCCGCGGTTCTCGCCCGACGGCGGCCGGATCGCGTGGACCAGCACGAAGGAGGGCGCTCCCGAGGCGTTCACGGCCGAGCTCGACGGGCCGGAAGGCGAACGGCTGACCCACTGGGGCGACCACACCACCTCCGTACGCGGGTGGACCGCCGGCGGCGACGTGCTCGCGATCACCGCCGCCGGGCAGGCGTCCGACAACCGGCGCTGGGCCCACGCGGTGCCGCTCGACGGCGGGCCGGCCACGCGCCTGCCGTACGGATGGGTCGGCGAGGCGGCCGTCAGCGAGGAGAAGGTCGCCACCGTGTCGGTGGTGTGGCGCGAGCCGTCGCAGTGGAAGCGGTACCGCGGCGGCACGGCGGCCAAGATCTGGGTGGACGCCGAGGGGAACGGCGAGTTCGCCCGGCTGTTCGCCGACAGCACGGCGCAGTACTGGTCGGTGAGCTGGGTCGGAGACCGGATCGTGTTCCTGTCCGACGCCGGCGGCACCGGGAACGTCTACTCCGCCCTGCCCGACGGGTCCGACCTGCGCAGGCACAGCTCGCACGAGGAGTTCTACGCCCGCCACGCCACCAGCGACGGGCAGCGGGTGATCTACAGCCACGCCGGGGACCTGTGGCTGATGGAGAGCCTGGACGCCGAGCCGTACCGGCTGGACGTGCGGCTCGGCGGGCCGCGGCCGGGGCGGGCCAGGCGGCCCGCGCCGCTGCGGGCGGGCGCGTTCTCGCCGGACGCCACCGGGCGGGCCAGCGCGGTGGAGATCAGGGGCACCGCGCACTGGGTGACCCACCGCGATGGGCCCGCCGGCGTGCTGCGGGCCGAGCCCGGCGTGCGCGTACGCCTGCCGCGGGTGCTCGACGCCGACGGCAGGGCCGTGTGGGTCTCGGACGCCGGAGGCGAGGACGGGCTGGAGATCGGCACCCCCGGCGGCGAGGTCAGGACCCTGGCCTCCGGGCGGCTCGGGCGGGTGCTGGAGCTGGCCGCCGCGCCCGACGGCAAGCACGTGGCCGTGGCCACGCACGACGGGCGGCTGCTGGTCATCGACCTCGAGACCGACAACGTTCGGGAGCTGGACAGCACCGACGAGGGCGACGTGAGCGGGCTGGCGTTCTCGCCCGACTCCACGTGGCTGGCCTGGGAGCACCCGCACCACAGGCGGCTGACGCAGATCAGGATGGGCCGGGTGGACGGCACGTCGGTGATCGAGGTGACGCCGCCGAGGTTCGTGGACTACGACCCGGCGTTCACCAAGGACGGCAAGCACCTGGCGTTCCTGTCGGTGCGCACGTTCGACCCCGTGTACGACGCGCACGTCTTCGACCTGTCGTTCCCGCACGGGTGCAAGCCGTACATCGTGCCGCTGAAGGCCGCCACGCCGTCGCCGTTCGACCCCTCGCTGCAGGGGCGCGGGTTCAACGGCGAGGACGACAAGCCGTCCAAGGACGACAAGAAGGACGACGCGCCGCCGCGTACCGAGGTCGACCCCGACGGGCTGGCCGCCCGCGTGGTGCCCGTGCCGGTGCCCGCCGGAAGCTACGGCAACCTGCGTACGGCCAAGGACGCGCTGCTCTGGCTGCGGCACCCGCTCAGCGGCGTGCTCGGCGACGGCAGCGAGCAGAGCTCCGAGACCGTGCTGGAGCGCTACGACCTCAAGAAGCGCGCCAAGGCCGAGCTGGGCAAGGAGATCCGCGCGTTCGAGGTCAGCGGCGACGGCTCCAGGCTCGTCACCAACGGCAAGAACGGCCTGCAGACCCGCGCCGCGAGCGAGGGAGACGAGGTCGTCGCCATCGAGCTCGACCGGATCACCGTCCAGATCGACCCGGTCGCCGAGTGGCGGCAGGGCTTCCGCGAGGCCGGCCGCCTCATGCGCGACCACTTCTGGCGCGAGGACATGAACGGCGTCGACTGGCAGGCCGTGCTCGACCGCTACGAGCCGCTGGTCGCGCGGATCGGCGCCCACTCGGAGCTGATCGACCTGCTCTGGGAGACGCAGGGCGAGCTGGGCACCTCCCACGCCTACGCCGTGCCCAACGGCTCCGGCGTCGACCCCAGGCGCCGCCAGGGGCTGCTCGGCGCCGACCTGGCCAGGGACGGCGACGGGGTCTGGCGGGTCGAGCGCATCCTGCCCGGCGAGTCGTCCGACCACGCCGCCCGCTCGCCGCTGCTCGCGCCCGGCGTCGCGGTCCGCCCCGGTGACGCCATCCTCGCCGTCGGCGGCCGCCCGGTCGATCCCGTACGCGGGCCGCTCCCGCTGCTGGCCGGCACCGCGAACCAGCCCATCGAGCTGACCGTGCGGCACTCCTCAGGCGGCGACGTGCGCCGGGTCGTGGTCAGCCCGATCGCCGACGAGACGCAGCTGCGCTACCACGACTGGGTGGAGGACCGCCGGGCCTACGTCAGGCAGGCGTCGGAGGGCAGGCTGGGATACCTGCACGTGCCCGACATGGTGGCCTCCGGCTGGGCGCAGTTCCACCGCGACCTGCGTACCGAGATGGCCTATGACGGGCTGGTCGTGGACGTGCGGGAGAACAGCGGCGGGCACCTGTCGGAGCTGGTGCTGGAGAAGCTGTCGCGCAAGGTCACCGGCTGGGCGCGGGCCCGCTGGTACCAGCCGATGCGCTACCCCGACGACTCGCCGCGCGGGCCGGTGGTGACGGTCACGGACGAGTTCGCGGGCTCCGACGGCGACATCGTGAGCGCGGGCATCAAGGCCCGCGGGATCGGGCCGCTGGTGGGCACGCGGACGTGGGGCGGGGTGATCGGGATCGACTCGCGCTACTCGCTCGTGGACGGCACCCGCGTCACGCAGCCCCGGTACTCGTTCTGGCTCGACGGGCCGGGGTGGGGGGTGGAGAACCACGGCGTCGATCCCGACATCGAGGTGGTGATCACGCCGCAGGACCGGGTGGCGGGCCGCGACCCGCAGCTCGACAAGGCCATCGAGCTCGCGCTGGCCGCGCTGGACGAGCAGCCGGCCGCCACGCCCCCCGATCTGCCGCCGCTCAACCAGCCAGCCGGCTGA
- a CDS encoding nucleotidyltransferase domain-containing protein: MTPHPKIDAIVETYLSLADAEAPGLVEGLYLEGSAALGDYRPGTSDVDFVAVTSQPPPPRVLERIHTMLGAHPFDGVYLTWDDLGRDPAELGERPQAHAGRLNRRGSVNPVTWHTLARHGLTCRGPEPEDLKIWNDPDALAAWTDRNLDLYWRRLVTRASRLLTPWGLICLGGYGAVWLVTGVARLHYTLATGELTSKSGAARYAREAFPERWHRVVDEALRLREEESALPSAGSLIAGLGDHFGTPRRSLYGSPFERRRDVLGFADQAISAGHALYAGR; this comes from the coding sequence ATGACGCCCCACCCGAAGATCGACGCGATCGTCGAGACGTACCTCAGCCTGGCCGACGCGGAGGCTCCGGGGCTGGTGGAGGGGCTCTACCTGGAAGGCTCCGCGGCGCTCGGCGACTACCGGCCCGGCACCAGCGACGTCGACTTCGTCGCGGTGACGTCGCAGCCGCCGCCGCCCAGGGTGCTGGAACGCATCCACACCATGCTCGGCGCCCACCCCTTCGACGGCGTCTACCTCACCTGGGACGACCTCGGCCGCGACCCCGCCGAGCTGGGCGAACGCCCGCAGGCGCACGCCGGGCGGCTCAACCGCCGGGGCTCGGTCAACCCCGTCACCTGGCACACGCTGGCCCGCCACGGGCTGACCTGCCGCGGCCCCGAGCCGGAGGACCTGAAGATCTGGAACGATCCCGACGCCCTGGCCGCCTGGACCGATCGCAACCTCGACCTCTACTGGCGCCGCCTGGTGACCCGCGCCTCGCGCCTGCTCACCCCGTGGGGGCTGATCTGCCTCGGCGGGTACGGCGCCGTGTGGCTCGTCACCGGCGTCGCCCGGCTGCACTACACGCTCGCCACCGGCGAGCTCACCTCCAAGTCCGGGGCGGCACGGTACGCGCGCGAGGCCTTCCCCGAGCGCTGGCACCGCGTGGTGGACGAGGCGCTGCGGCTGCGCGAGGAGGAGAGCGCGCTGCCGTCGGCCGGGAGCCTGATCGCCGGGCTCGGCGACCACTTCGGCACGCCGCGGCGCTCGTTGTACGGCTCCCCGTTCGAGCGCAGGCGGGACGTGCTCGGCTTCGCGGACCAGGCGATCTCGGCGGGGCACGCGCTTTACGCCGGGCGCTGA